A DNA window from Actinokineospora baliensis contains the following coding sequences:
- a CDS encoding type II toxin-antitoxin system HicB family antitoxin, giving the protein MSEQWTFTAAVHQEEDWYIAQCLEVDVASQGPTIPEALANLREAVELYLAEVPEAEITPTPLVTSFQVPGTAA; this is encoded by the coding sequence ATGAGCGAGCAGTGGACCTTCACGGCCGCGGTGCACCAGGAGGAGGACTGGTACATCGCCCAGTGCCTCGAGGTGGACGTGGCGAGCCAAGGGCCGACCATCCCAGAGGCACTGGCCAACCTCCGCGAAGCCGTCGAGCTGTACCTGGCGGAGGTACCGGAAGCCGAGATCACCCCCACGCCCCTGGTGACGTCCTTCCAGGTCCCAGGAACAGCCGCGTGA
- a CDS encoding type II toxin-antitoxin system HicA family toxin encodes MSPALSDLPVRKVTRVLESIGFEHTRTKASHAVYRHPDGRTVIIPMHGTLKRGTLASVVRQAGLTAPEFQALL; translated from the coding sequence GTGAGCCCAGCCCTGTCGGACCTCCCGGTCCGCAAGGTCACCCGCGTCCTGGAGTCGATCGGCTTCGAACACACCCGCACCAAGGCCAGCCACGCCGTCTACCGACACCCCGACGGCCGCACCGTGATCATCCCCATGCACGGCACGCTCAAGCGCGGAACCCTGGCATCCGTAGTCCGCCAAGCAGGCCTAACCGCCCCCGAGTTCCAAGCCCTCCTATAA
- a CDS encoding metal-sensitive transcriptional regulator — translation MEHEHTHRPSAKKDAHLRRLRRVEGQVRGLQRMVDEDAYCIDVLTQVSAATKALQAFALELLEEHMAGCVVDAARQGDEAAAAKVREAADAIARLVKS, via the coding sequence ATGGAGCACGAGCACACGCACCGCCCCAGCGCCAAGAAGGACGCGCACCTGCGCAGGCTGCGCCGGGTGGAGGGGCAGGTACGCGGCCTGCAGCGGATGGTCGACGAGGACGCCTACTGCATAGATGTGCTCACCCAGGTCTCCGCCGCGACCAAGGCGCTGCAGGCCTTCGCCCTCGAACTGCTCGAGGAGCACATGGCCGGCTGCGTCGTCGACGCGGCGAGACAGGGCGACGAGGCGGCGGCCGCCAAGGTCAGGGAAGCCGCCGACGCCATCGCCCGGCTGGTCAAGTCCTGA
- a CDS encoding heavy-metal-associated domain-containing protein, with protein MTCGHCAASVTEELTAIGGVSGVEVDLASGAVTVTSAAELDRGTVAAAVTEAGYRLT; from the coding sequence ATGACCTGCGGCCACTGCGCCGCGTCGGTCACCGAGGAGCTCACCGCCATCGGCGGGGTCTCCGGTGTCGAGGTGGACCTGGCCTCCGGCGCGGTCACCGTGACCAGCGCCGCCGAACTCGACCGCGGCACCGTCGCGGCCGCGGTGACCGAGGCCGGGTACCGGCTGACATGA
- a CDS encoding heavy metal translocating P-type ATPase → MTTVERPPQRVELAIGGMTCAACAGRIERKLNKLDGVRASVNFATERATVEVPPGFPTTTLVDTVTGAGYQASPVRDEPDTDTSVDDARTRFWLSAALSAPVIAVSMVPAWQFPTWQWSALALSYVVVLVCAWPFHRSAAVNLRHGGATMDTLVSMGVGVAFLWSVYALLFGGAGAVGMRHEFSLLPAADHGRADIYFEVAVGVTTFLLLGRWLEARSKRRAGAALRALLALGAKDVAVLRDGVEVRVPIGALGVGELFVVRPGEKIATDGVVEEGSSAVDRALVTGESVPEEVGPGATVVGGTVNTSGRLVVRASRVGADTQLAQMARLVERAQTGKAQVQRLADRISAVFVPVVLVISAITLAGWLVSGASGDAAVTAAVAVLVIACPCALGLATPTALLVGTGRGAQLGILVKGPEVLESTRRVTTVVLDKTGTITTGRMSVVDVVPAPGVDAEHLLRLAGAVESASEHPVAKAIAARAASPAQVADFRNAEGLGVTGVVDGVAVVVGRPRLLAQHGIELPAELSAALAESEALGRTVVAAAAGGAALGVISVADTVKPTSAEAISRLRALGLRPVLLTGDNERVATAIAAQVGITDVIAEVLPEEKVAAVERLRAAGAVVAMVGDGVNDAPALAAADLGLAMGTGADAAIEASDLTIVRGDPRLAADAIALSRRTLGTIKGNLFWAFAYNVAGIPLAAFGLLNPMIAGAAMALSSVFVVANSLRLRGFSPTGG, encoded by the coding sequence ATGACCACCGTCGAGCGGCCGCCCCAGCGGGTCGAGCTCGCCATCGGCGGGATGACCTGCGCCGCGTGCGCGGGCCGGATCGAACGCAAGCTCAACAAGCTCGACGGGGTGCGCGCCTCGGTCAACTTCGCGACCGAGCGCGCCACCGTCGAGGTGCCGCCGGGTTTCCCGACCACGACGCTGGTCGACACCGTGACCGGCGCCGGCTACCAGGCCAGCCCGGTGCGCGACGAGCCGGACACCGACACCTCCGTCGACGACGCCAGGACCAGGTTCTGGCTCTCGGCCGCGTTGAGCGCGCCGGTGATCGCGGTGTCGATGGTCCCGGCGTGGCAGTTCCCGACCTGGCAGTGGTCCGCGCTCGCCCTGTCCTACGTCGTTGTGCTGGTCTGCGCGTGGCCGTTCCACCGGTCCGCGGCGGTCAACCTGCGCCACGGCGGGGCGACGATGGACACGCTGGTGTCGATGGGCGTGGGCGTGGCCTTCCTGTGGTCGGTGTACGCGCTGCTGTTCGGCGGCGCGGGCGCGGTGGGCATGCGGCACGAGTTCAGCCTGCTGCCCGCGGCCGACCACGGCCGGGCCGACATCTACTTCGAGGTGGCCGTCGGCGTCACCACCTTCTTGTTGCTCGGCCGCTGGCTCGAGGCCCGGTCGAAGCGGCGGGCGGGCGCGGCGTTGCGCGCGCTGCTGGCGCTGGGCGCCAAGGACGTGGCCGTGCTGCGCGACGGCGTCGAGGTGCGGGTGCCGATCGGGGCGCTGGGCGTCGGCGAGCTGTTCGTGGTCAGACCCGGCGAGAAGATCGCGACCGACGGCGTCGTCGAGGAGGGCTCGTCCGCGGTCGACCGGGCGCTGGTCACCGGTGAGTCCGTCCCCGAGGAGGTCGGCCCCGGCGCGACCGTGGTCGGCGGGACGGTCAACACCAGCGGCCGGTTAGTGGTGCGGGCAAGCCGGGTCGGTGCGGACACGCAGCTCGCGCAGATGGCCCGGCTGGTCGAGCGGGCGCAGACCGGCAAGGCCCAGGTGCAGCGGCTCGCCGACCGGATCTCCGCGGTGTTCGTGCCGGTGGTCCTGGTGATCTCGGCGATCACGTTGGCGGGCTGGCTGGTCTCGGGCGCCTCCGGGGACGCGGCGGTGACGGCGGCGGTCGCGGTGCTGGTGATCGCCTGCCCGTGCGCGTTGGGGTTGGCGACGCCGACCGCGCTGCTGGTCGGCACCGGGCGCGGCGCGCAGCTGGGGATCCTGGTGAAGGGCCCGGAGGTGCTGGAGTCGACCCGCCGGGTGACGACGGTGGTGCTGGACAAGACCGGCACGATCACCACCGGCCGGATGTCGGTGGTGGACGTGGTGCCCGCGCCGGGGGTCGACGCCGAGCACCTGCTGCGGTTGGCGGGGGCCGTCGAGTCGGCTTCGGAGCACCCGGTGGCGAAGGCGATCGCGGCGCGAGCGGCGAGCCCGGCCCAGGTGGCGGACTTTCGCAACGCCGAGGGGCTCGGGGTGACCGGGGTCGTCGACGGCGTGGCAGTGGTCGTCGGGCGGCCACGGTTGTTGGCACAGCACGGGATCGAGCTGCCCGCCGAGCTGTCGGCGGCGTTGGCCGAGTCCGAGGCGCTCGGCCGCACGGTGGTCGCGGCGGCGGCGGGCGGTGCCGCGCTGGGGGTGATCTCGGTGGCGGACACGGTGAAGCCGACCAGCGCCGAGGCGATCTCCCGGCTGCGCGCGCTCGGTCTGCGGCCGGTGCTGCTGACCGGCGACAACGAGCGGGTGGCGACCGCGATCGCGGCGCAGGTCGGGATCACCGACGTCATCGCCGAGGTGCTGCCGGAGGAGAAGGTGGCCGCGGTCGAGCGGTTGCGCGCCGCCGGTGCCGTGGTCGCGATGGTCGGCGACGGGGTGAACGACGCGCCCGCGCTGGCCGCCGCCGACCTCGGCCTGGCCATGGGGACCGGGGCGGACGCGGCGATCGAGGCCAGCGACCTGACGATCGTGCGCGGTGACCCCCGGCTGGCCGCCGACGCCATCGCGCTGTCCCGGCGGACCCTGGGGACGATCAAGGGGAACCTGTTCTGGGCCTTCGCCTACAACGTCGCTGGCATCCCGCTGGCGGCGTTCGGCCTGCTCAACCCCATGATCGCCGGGGCGGCGATGGCGCTGTCGAGCGTGTTCGTGGTGGCCAACAGCCTGCGGTTGCGCGGGTTCAGCCCTACGGGCGGGTAA
- a CDS encoding cold-shock protein — translation MAQGTVKWFNSEKGFGFIAQDNGGADVFVHYSEIQSKGFRTLEENQRVEFEVGQGTKGPQATNVIPL, via the coding sequence ATGGCACAGGGCACTGTCAAGTGGTTCAACTCCGAGAAGGGCTTCGGCTTCATCGCGCAGGACAACGGCGGCGCCGATGTCTTCGTGCACTACTCGGAGATCCAGAGCAAGGGCTTCCGCACCCTCGAGGAGAACCAGCGGGTCGAGTTCGAAGTCGGACAGGGCACCAAGGGTCCGCAGGCCACCAACGTCATCCCGCTGTAG
- a CDS encoding L,D-transpeptidase: protein MGAWSGRRGLVVGLAGTALVAVLGLSGCTSGESIAATGTGGERQSTEAPAKPPAKVTATPAANTKDASPAGPITVVVADGTLDTVSLTNAEGKQVKGELAADKKTWTVAEHLGYGKTYTWAGSALGTDGKTVPVSGTFTTVKPKRTAKASLNTGDGQTYGIAMPVAVVFDAPVKDKAAVQKAMTVTTTPENVGEWAWLDDNTAHWRPKEYWQPGTKVEVKVGIYGVDLGGGTYGRDDVTSSFSIGRAQVVKADTQTHRMVVYRDGAVIHDFPASMGLESDPGRVTKSGTHVVMSKHASYGMTNPKYGYTNVVVPWAVRVSNNGEFVHGYAPSIPDQGKRNVSHGCVNLAPANAKLYYDSALVGDPVEITGSNQQLSRADGDYYDWALTWDKWTAMSAIAN, encoded by the coding sequence ATGGGCGCGTGGAGCGGTCGGCGGGGGCTGGTGGTGGGTCTGGCCGGTACGGCGTTGGTCGCCGTGCTTGGGCTGAGCGGGTGCACCTCGGGGGAATCCATCGCGGCGACCGGGACGGGCGGCGAGCGGCAGAGCACCGAGGCCCCGGCGAAGCCGCCCGCCAAGGTGACCGCCACGCCTGCCGCCAACACCAAGGACGCGAGCCCGGCCGGTCCGATCACGGTGGTCGTCGCCGACGGCACACTGGACACCGTCTCGCTGACCAACGCCGAAGGCAAGCAGGTCAAGGGAGAACTGGCGGCGGACAAGAAGACGTGGACGGTCGCCGAGCACCTCGGGTACGGCAAGACCTACACCTGGGCGGGCAGCGCGCTGGGCACCGACGGCAAGACCGTGCCGGTGTCCGGGACGTTCACCACCGTCAAGCCCAAGCGGACCGCCAAGGCGAGCCTCAACACCGGTGACGGGCAGACCTACGGGATCGCCATGCCGGTCGCGGTCGTGTTCGACGCGCCGGTGAAGGACAAGGCGGCCGTGCAGAAGGCCATGACGGTCACCACCACCCCGGAGAACGTCGGCGAGTGGGCGTGGCTGGACGACAACACCGCGCACTGGCGGCCCAAGGAGTACTGGCAGCCCGGCACCAAGGTCGAGGTGAAGGTCGGCATCTACGGCGTCGACCTCGGCGGCGGCACCTACGGCCGCGACGACGTGACCTCCTCCTTCAGCATCGGCCGCGCCCAGGTCGTCAAGGCCGACACCCAGACCCACCGCATGGTCGTCTACCGCGACGGCGCCGTCATCCACGACTTCCCGGCCTCGATGGGCCTGGAGTCCGACCCGGGCCGGGTCACCAAGAGCGGCACGCACGTGGTGATGAGCAAGCACGCCAGCTACGGCATGACCAACCCCAAGTACGGCTACACCAACGTCGTCGTCCCCTGGGCGGTCCGCGTCTCCAACAACGGCGAGTTCGTCCACGGCTACGCCCCCTCCATCCCGGACCAGGGCAAGCGCAACGTCTCCCACGGTTGCGTGAACCTCGCCCCCGCCAACGCCAAGCTCTACTACGACTCGGCCCTGGTCGGCGACCCGGTCGAGATCACCGGCTCCAACCAGCAACTGAGCAGGGCCGACGGCGACTACTACGACTGGGCCCTGACCTGGGACAAGTGGACCGCCATGTCCGCCATCGCGAACTGA
- a CDS encoding helix-turn-helix transcriptional regulator gives MDDPVAAGQLVVRASGAAAALMAIEGRSRPDPPQIQILLRANVPRIPEQGVALSFGECSIRVRGGVVLVAVATGKLSVGIAELRPLLFQPVPLDRGLQALVGSSVAHLIGLPEVDPHGARSYVLGLAELVLRGALRTELDRADALATRRRAAVEYIREHLADPELGADRIAEALFVSRRRLYQLFDDGEGVSGRIRAMRIERARELLGDPALGVRGIGEISRQCGFANAAHFSRTFRKVVGEAPSDYRERVLG, from the coding sequence ATGGACGACCCGGTTGCCGCTGGCCAACTGGTGGTCCGCGCCTCCGGAGCCGCGGCCGCCCTCATGGCGATCGAAGGACGATCCCGCCCGGACCCGCCGCAGATCCAGATCCTCCTGCGCGCCAACGTCCCCCGGATCCCGGAACAAGGCGTCGCCCTCTCCTTCGGCGAGTGCTCGATCCGCGTCCGCGGCGGCGTGGTCCTGGTAGCGGTGGCGACGGGCAAGCTGTCGGTGGGGATCGCGGAACTGCGGCCGCTGCTGTTCCAACCGGTGCCGTTGGACCGCGGCCTGCAGGCGCTGGTCGGGTCGTCCGTGGCGCACCTGATCGGCCTGCCCGAGGTGGACCCGCACGGGGCACGCTCGTACGTGCTGGGGCTCGCGGAACTGGTGCTGCGCGGCGCTTTGCGGACGGAGCTCGACCGGGCGGACGCTCTCGCGACGCGACGGCGGGCCGCTGTGGAGTACATCCGGGAGCACTTGGCTGATCCGGAGTTGGGGGCTGACCGGATCGCGGAGGCGCTGTTCGTGTCGCGGCGGCGGTTGTACCAGTTGTTTGATGATGGGGAGGGGGTTTCGGGGCGGATTCGGGCTATGCGGATCGAGCGGGCGCGGGAGCTGTTGGGGGATCCGGCGTTGGGGGTGCGGGGGATCGGGGAGATTTCTCGGCAGTGCGGGTTCGCGAATGCGGCGCACTTTTCGCGGACGTTTCGGAAGGTGGTGGGGGAGGCGCCTTCGGATTATCGGGAGCGGGTGTTGGGGTGA
- a CDS encoding WXG100 family type VII secretion target, whose translation MSGHRAYSDVHKPTAAQRREAAEHKRGRKHNKELDDLRQINWEHYDHATLYDMVMKAQPGKLAERARQWSELSKEIAGTTGQVQNILQGLLSTWRGPAAKSAGESNTRLTQWAGEAAHTTDRIGEGLSNFAEAVVGAQKHMPEPVFYYAERHFEAGYDVRVDRDPSDAVLLKNLTDDHQPNAAAHAEARAKAVQVMKTFATESHDVRAALPDYTATAPAPRPAGPDQVPTVTYTPMPEHKTWPPAQPPVPVPVPPKTTPEPEPPAPGNKNGTEVASYPTGVTNPPAGGTSTYGPSGPHGSYGAGQSGGGAFGPGFGARTGSEATPRGGALSGAGGIAGRAGGGFAEGAAGRAGASGGAGGMYPGMGGAGAPGEDDTEHKSRYIEGLDLFDDLPPAYPPVFGA comes from the coding sequence ATGTCCGGTCACCGCGCGTACTCCGACGTGCACAAGCCGACCGCGGCCCAGCGCCGCGAGGCGGCCGAGCACAAGCGGGGCCGCAAGCACAACAAGGAACTCGACGACCTGCGCCAGATCAACTGGGAGCACTACGACCACGCGACGCTCTACGACATGGTCATGAAGGCGCAGCCCGGCAAGCTCGCCGAGCGGGCGCGGCAGTGGTCGGAGCTGTCGAAGGAGATCGCGGGCACCACCGGGCAGGTCCAGAACATCCTGCAGGGGCTGCTGAGCACCTGGCGCGGTCCGGCCGCGAAGAGCGCGGGGGAGTCCAACACGCGGCTCACCCAGTGGGCGGGCGAGGCCGCGCACACCACCGACCGCATCGGTGAGGGTCTGTCCAACTTCGCCGAAGCCGTTGTCGGCGCCCAGAAGCACATGCCGGAGCCGGTGTTCTACTACGCCGAGCGGCATTTCGAGGCGGGCTACGACGTCCGCGTCGACCGCGACCCCAGCGACGCCGTCCTGCTCAAGAACCTCACCGACGACCACCAGCCCAACGCGGCGGCGCACGCCGAGGCGCGGGCCAAAGCCGTCCAGGTGATGAAGACCTTCGCCACCGAGAGCCACGACGTCCGCGCCGCGCTGCCCGACTACACGGCCACCGCGCCCGCGCCTCGGCCCGCAGGTCCAGACCAGGTGCCGACGGTGACCTACACACCGATGCCGGAGCACAAGACCTGGCCGCCCGCTCAGCCGCCTGTGCCTGTGCCTGTGCCGCCCAAGACCACGCCGGAGCCCGAGCCTCCTGCGCCGGGCAACAAGAACGGCACCGAGGTCGCCTCGTATCCCACCGGGGTCACGAACCCGCCTGCTGGGGGGACATCCACCTACGGCCCTTCCGGTCCTCACGGTTCTTATGGGGCTGGTCAGAGCGGTGGCGGTGCTTTCGGTCCCGGCTTCGGGGCTCGTACCGGCAGTGAGGCAACGCCGCGTGGTGGAGCGTTGTCCGGGGCGGGCGGGATCGCTGGACGTGCGGGCGGCGGGTTCGCCGAGGGTGCCGCTGGTCGCGCCGGTGCCTCGGGTGGTGCCGGGGGCATGTACCCGGGCATGGGTGGTGCGGGCGCTCCCGGCGAGGACGACACCGAGCACAAGAGCCGGTACATCGAGGGTCTGGACCTGTTCGACGACCTCCCACCCGCGTACCCACCCGTCTTCGGCGCATGA
- a CDS encoding MFS transporter, with protein MGNCIEWYDFGVFGFMPAVLGAVFFDAATPTENVLGTFAVLAVAFVARPFGGFVFGPLGDRIGRQRVLATTIVLMSGSTFAIGLFPSYQSAGVLTPILVLLARLVQGFSAGGEYGGAATFIAEYAPDRRRGFLGSWLEFGSLGGYLLGAGVVTTTTVVLGEAAMADWGWRVPFLIAGPLGLVGLYLRTRLEDTPLFTELAAEQKVEASPLKTVLRTQWRPILHLIGYIVLLNIADYTVLTYMESHLTNTLGLTGSTPLLVIIAVIVGMMALVGPVGALTDRVGRKPFLYAACAGFLVLPIPAFTLMDQGSTVALVFGLALVALPLTFLLATIPSVLPAMFPTEVRYGAFAIGYNLSTALFAGTAPYIVTKLVDTTGDDLVPAYYLMGAALIAAIPIHLLPETAGKSLREVKAPVG; from the coding sequence ATGGGCAACTGCATCGAGTGGTACGACTTCGGCGTCTTCGGGTTCATGCCCGCCGTGCTCGGCGCGGTGTTCTTCGACGCGGCGACGCCGACGGAGAACGTGCTGGGGACCTTCGCGGTGCTGGCGGTGGCCTTCGTGGCCCGGCCGTTCGGCGGGTTCGTGTTCGGTCCGCTCGGTGACCGCATCGGCCGCCAGCGGGTGCTGGCCACGACGATCGTGCTGATGTCCGGGTCGACGTTCGCGATCGGACTGTTCCCCTCGTACCAGAGCGCCGGTGTGCTGACCCCCATCCTGGTCTTGCTCGCCCGGCTCGTCCAGGGCTTCTCGGCGGGCGGTGAGTACGGCGGCGCGGCCACGTTCATCGCCGAATACGCCCCTGACCGGCGGCGGGGCTTCCTGGGCAGCTGGCTGGAGTTCGGCTCGCTCGGCGGATACCTGCTCGGCGCGGGCGTGGTCACCACGACCACGGTCGTCCTCGGCGAGGCCGCGATGGCGGACTGGGGCTGGCGCGTGCCGTTCCTGATCGCCGGTCCACTCGGGCTGGTCGGGCTGTACCTGCGCACCCGCCTGGAGGACACGCCGCTGTTCACCGAACTGGCCGCGGAGCAGAAGGTGGAGGCGTCCCCGCTCAAGACCGTCCTGCGCACCCAGTGGCGGCCGATCCTGCACCTCATCGGCTACATCGTCCTGCTCAACATCGCCGACTACACCGTGCTGACCTACATGGAGAGCCACCTGACGAACACCCTGGGGCTCACCGGCAGCACCCCGCTGCTGGTGATCATCGCGGTGATCGTCGGGATGATGGCGCTGGTGGGCCCGGTGGGCGCGCTGACCGACCGGGTCGGCCGCAAACCGTTCCTCTACGCGGCCTGCGCGGGTTTCCTCGTGCTGCCGATCCCGGCGTTCACGTTGATGGACCAGGGCAGCACGGTCGCACTGGTCTTCGGCCTGGCACTGGTCGCGCTGCCCCTGACGTTCCTGCTGGCCACCATCCCCTCGGTCCTGCCCGCGATGTTCCCCACCGAGGTCCGCTACGGCGCGTTCGCCATCGGCTACAACCTGTCGACCGCCCTGTTCGCCGGAACCGCGCCCTACATCGTCACGAAACTGGTCGACACCACCGGCGACGACCTGGTCCCGGCCTACTACCTGATGGGCGCCGCGCTCATCGCGGCCATCCCGATCCACCTCCTCCCGGAGACAGCGGGCAAGTCGTTGCGCGAGGTCAAAGCCCCAGTCGGCTGA
- a CDS encoding PaaI family thioesterase translates to MSRTAEAWPPVETELPGRHEDTPAPGTELPPHYAYCFGCGDRQEDGLHLRAQVGEGHHIRSRFTVTEAHQGAPGLAHGGLLACAFDEALGTTVGHLLRRPAVTGRLETDFVRPVPIGTTLVIDAHLDGVAGRKVYVSAEGRIDAEDGPVAVRARALFVLVEIKHFIDNGRAEDLRAVAADPSLLGSRPVELNP, encoded by the coding sequence ATGAGCCGTACCGCTGAGGCCTGGCCGCCGGTTGAGACCGAGTTGCCGGGGCGCCACGAGGACACGCCCGCGCCGGGGACCGAGCTGCCGCCGCACTACGCGTACTGCTTCGGCTGCGGCGACCGGCAGGAGGACGGGCTGCACCTGCGGGCGCAGGTCGGGGAGGGGCACCACATCCGCTCCCGGTTCACCGTGACCGAGGCGCACCAGGGCGCGCCGGGGTTGGCGCACGGGGGCCTGCTGGCGTGCGCGTTCGACGAGGCGTTGGGCACGACGGTGGGGCACCTGTTGCGCAGGCCCGCGGTGACGGGACGGTTGGAGACCGACTTCGTGCGGCCGGTGCCGATCGGGACGACGCTGGTGATCGACGCGCACTTGGACGGCGTGGCCGGGCGGAAGGTGTACGTCAGCGCTGAGGGGCGCATCGACGCGGAGGACGGGCCGGTGGCGGTTCGGGCGCGGGCGCTGTTCGTGCTGGTGGAGATCAAGCACTTCATCGACAACGGGCGGGCGGAGGACCTGCGCGCGGTCGCGGCCGACCCCAGCCTCCTCGGCTCCCGCCCGGTGGAGCTCAATCCGTAG
- a CDS encoding metallophosphoesterase: MFMAVVGLGVLALHLYLWKRLVRDTTRSPRVRRVGTVVLAVLAVLAVAALVLPRFVGVRIAEWFAWPGYLWLAVFFYLLLTLAVLELPRMALRYWTRPSGETDESRRLFLARAAGVVAGATAASVVGAGAVSALGPPAVKRVAVPIGGLPSGLRGLRIAVVSDIHLGPLLGRAHTERIVRMLNETQPDLVAMVGDLADGTVAELGHAAAPLGDLVAPTYFVTTNLQMSIPSHNRLDLRILNGSGHIRPPARSRQVHVHTHGIAVATRRYPGGGTSTSKVVQRHDDRPHHAHRCPDQVLPRTRRHEPRGSRGPGRQIGRVGQGRGDRTSTHAQSLTAL, translated from the coding sequence ATGTTCATGGCAGTGGTGGGTCTCGGCGTGCTCGCCCTGCACCTGTACCTGTGGAAGCGGCTGGTCCGGGACACGACGAGATCCCCGCGGGTCAGGCGGGTCGGCACGGTCGTGCTGGCGGTGTTGGCGGTGCTCGCGGTCGCGGCCCTGGTCTTACCCCGGTTCGTGGGGGTGCGGATCGCCGAGTGGTTCGCCTGGCCCGGGTACCTGTGGCTGGCGGTGTTCTTCTACCTGCTGCTGACCCTGGCCGTGCTGGAACTGCCCCGGATGGCGCTGCGGTACTGGACCCGCCCGTCCGGTGAGACCGACGAGAGCAGGCGGCTCTTCTTGGCGCGCGCGGCAGGCGTGGTCGCGGGGGCGACGGCGGCCAGCGTGGTCGGTGCCGGTGCGGTGTCGGCGCTCGGGCCCCCCGCGGTGAAGCGGGTGGCGGTGCCGATCGGCGGGTTGCCGTCGGGTCTGCGCGGTCTGCGGATCGCGGTGGTCAGCGACATCCACCTCGGACCGCTGCTCGGCCGCGCGCACACCGAGCGGATCGTGCGGATGCTCAACGAGACCCAGCCGGACCTGGTCGCCATGGTCGGCGACCTCGCGGACGGGACGGTCGCCGAACTCGGCCACGCCGCCGCGCCGCTGGGCGACCTGGTGGCGCCAACCTACTTCGTCACGACCAATTTACAGATGTCCATACCTTCTCACAACCGGCTTGACCTGCGGATACTCAATGGCAGCGGCCACATCCGCCCTCCGGCGCGCAGTCGGCAGGTGCACGTGCACACGCACGGGATCGCCGTAGCCACACGGCGCTACCCTGGTGGGGGAACGTCCACATCAAAGGTGGTGCAGCGCCATGACGACCGACCCCACCATGCACACAGGTGCCCGGATCAAGTACTTCCGCGAACGCGTAGGCATGAGCCGCGCGGTTCTCGGGGGCCTGGTCGACAAATCGGCCGAGTGGGTCAAGGCCGTGGAGACCGGACGTCTACACACGCCCAAAGTCTCACTGCTCTTTGA
- a CDS encoding XRE family transcriptional regulator: MSRAVLGGLVDKSAEWVKAVETGRLHTPKVSLLFDIARALGVEDLADLTGNVNIPIASFGGPAHTALSEVRTALTSYHLPLSGTAAADVDHLAMRLHHAWHVRHTSPDHRTQLGVLLPGLIRDAQQAVRQAQPDRRRGVRRVLAEVYQLADFYVAYQPAPELLWMVADRALSEGQEADDPYTFGGGAWAMVQALRDGARWDEAVDVATTAIEQLTPHLEHGPADWTGMVGALEAELAYVYARRGRAGLALRHLDRAQEVAQRLGGGYRHTQSSFSQPVMAAHATTVAVELRRAGEAIQAARQVDPDMIISVPRRARHLIEIARAHHHTGDLHAVYALLDKSFRTAPETLRYNGFGRSMLVDLLSGPPAGLRSDVQRLASEVGLVAA; this comes from the coding sequence ATGAGCCGCGCGGTTCTCGGGGGCCTGGTCGACAAATCGGCCGAGTGGGTCAAGGCCGTGGAGACCGGACGTCTACACACGCCCAAAGTCTCACTGCTCTTTGACATCGCGCGCGCCCTGGGCGTCGAGGATCTAGCGGACCTAACGGGCAACGTCAATATCCCGATCGCGTCGTTTGGTGGCCCGGCGCATACAGCGCTCAGTGAGGTACGCACGGCGCTTACTAGCTACCACCTTCCCCTCTCTGGGACTGCCGCCGCCGACGTCGATCACCTCGCTATGCGGCTCCACCATGCTTGGCACGTTAGGCACACGTCGCCCGACCATCGGACCCAGCTCGGGGTGCTGCTGCCGGGCCTGATCCGGGATGCTCAACAGGCGGTCCGGCAAGCACAACCTGATCGTCGCCGTGGTGTACGGCGTGTCCTTGCCGAGGTGTATCAACTCGCCGACTTCTACGTGGCCTACCAGCCTGCGCCCGAGCTGCTTTGGATGGTCGCGGACCGCGCACTGAGTGAAGGCCAGGAAGCGGACGACCCGTACACCTTTGGAGGCGGAGCTTGGGCGATGGTCCAAGCTCTCCGAGATGGTGCCCGCTGGGATGAGGCCGTGGACGTGGCAACCACTGCTATCGAGCAGCTCACGCCACATCTTGAACACGGCCCCGCGGACTGGACAGGAATGGTCGGCGCGCTGGAGGCAGAGCTTGCCTACGTCTATGCCAGGCGCGGGCGCGCCGGGCTCGCCTTGAGGCATCTGGACCGAGCCCAAGAGGTCGCTCAACGGCTCGGAGGGGGTTATCGGCACACGCAGTCCTCGTTCTCGCAGCCTGTGATGGCTGCTCACGCCACTACTGTCGCCGTGGAGCTGCGCCGCGCAGGGGAAGCCATCCAGGCAGCCCGTCAAGTAGATCCTGACATGATCATCAGTGTTCCCCGCCGCGCACGGCACTTGATCGAGATCGCGAGGGCTCATCATCACACTGGCGATCTACACGCCGTGTACGCCTTGCTGGACAAGAGCTTCCGCACAGCACCGGAGACACTCCGCTACAACGGCTTCGGCCGGAGCATGTTGGTAGACCTGTTGAGTGGCCCTCCGGCGGGACTCAGGAGCGATGTTCAGCGTCTGGCGAGCGAGGTCGGGCTCGTAGCCGCTTAG